The Virgibacillus phasianinus genome includes a window with the following:
- a CDS encoding calcium-translocating P-type ATPase, SERCA-type, which produces MQWYQLDKEKLEQKLHVTTERGLSSKQVEKRQKQHGANELDPGKQTAKWLIFIKQFQDFMVLVLLAATLIAGLLGEYIDAIAIMVIVFVNGFIGFFQEQKAEKSLAKLKELSAPFAYVLRDKNWERKPSRDIVVGDVIKVSSGDRIPADMRIVDSNSMETEESTLTGESLPVAKHTNSLNKQDLGPQDQSNMAFMGTLVTRGSGTGIVVGTGMNTVMGQIASLMVKTKKTITPLEHKLAELGKILIIVALILTALVVVVGVYQGHPVYNMFLAGVSLAVAAIPEGLPAIVTVALSLGVQRMIRKNAIVRKLSAVETLGSASVICSDKTGTMTENQMTVKEVYLNDTRLDVTGDGYDLLGDFYSNNNRVDNQFPNLKSMLLYGMICNHASILVKKGKNFINGDPTDGALLVAARKLGLNQSDSEPYRIIKEIPFDSTRKRMSMIVEDENKRQFLITKGAPDVLLPRSAFIMSTNEKRLMKTADKEKINNEINKMGDKALRTIAIAIKPITGKQNDGLLEDDLTFVGLYGMIDPPRKEVRAAIEDCKEAGIKTVMITGDHEKTARAIATDLNILPEDGLVMDGYQLNQMSSNELKEIIDRVYVFARVTPEHKLKIVDAFQQNGHIVAMTGDGVNDAPAIKASNIGISMGRSGTDVAKEASSLILMDDNFATIKAAINEGRNIYENIRKFIRYLLASNVGEILVMLFAVLLGLPLPLVPVQILWVNLVTDGLPAMALGLDQPEADVMNRKPRPPKEGIFARGLGFKIVSRGLLIGLVTLIGFMMTYQGNPENLVYAQTIAFTTLVMAQLIHVFDCRSERSVFSRNPFGNKYLVLAVLSSIAMLLCVIYFAPLQPIFHTVFLGIRDWIFILALSAIPTVFFGFTKR; this is translated from the coding sequence TTGCAGTGGTATCAATTAGACAAAGAAAAACTTGAACAAAAGCTTCACGTTACAACCGAACGAGGACTTTCATCAAAACAAGTGGAAAAAAGACAGAAGCAGCATGGGGCTAATGAATTGGATCCAGGAAAACAAACTGCAAAATGGTTAATTTTCATTAAGCAATTCCAGGATTTTATGGTATTGGTTTTGTTGGCAGCAACTTTAATTGCCGGATTGCTAGGTGAGTATATTGACGCGATAGCAATTATGGTTATCGTTTTTGTAAATGGATTTATTGGGTTCTTTCAAGAACAAAAAGCAGAAAAGTCATTAGCAAAGTTAAAAGAGCTATCAGCACCATTTGCTTATGTGCTAAGAGACAAAAATTGGGAACGGAAACCATCAAGGGATATTGTTGTTGGTGATGTGATAAAAGTAAGCAGCGGTGACAGAATTCCTGCTGATATGAGAATAGTAGATTCGAATAGTATGGAAACAGAGGAATCAACACTGACAGGTGAATCACTCCCTGTAGCCAAACATACGAATTCGCTCAATAAACAGGATCTGGGTCCCCAGGACCAATCCAACATGGCATTTATGGGAACCCTGGTAACGCGAGGATCAGGGACAGGAATAGTAGTGGGAACTGGAATGAACACAGTGATGGGTCAAATCGCATCCTTAATGGTCAAGACAAAGAAAACCATCACCCCTCTTGAACATAAACTAGCGGAACTTGGCAAGATATTAATTATTGTTGCACTCATTTTAACCGCATTAGTCGTTGTTGTTGGTGTCTACCAGGGGCATCCTGTCTATAACATGTTCCTAGCGGGGGTATCGTTAGCGGTAGCTGCCATTCCAGAAGGGCTGCCGGCAATCGTAACTGTGGCATTATCACTGGGTGTACAGCGAATGATTAGAAAGAATGCGATAGTTCGAAAGCTTTCAGCTGTGGAAACACTTGGCTCTGCCTCGGTAATTTGTTCCGATAAAACTGGTACAATGACAGAAAACCAAATGACTGTTAAAGAAGTTTATTTAAATGACACAAGATTGGACGTTACCGGTGATGGGTATGACTTGCTTGGAGACTTTTATTCGAATAATAACAGAGTAGATAACCAATTTCCTAATTTAAAATCAATGCTGCTGTATGGGATGATCTGTAACCATGCATCCATTTTAGTTAAAAAAGGAAAGAATTTTATTAATGGTGATCCTACTGACGGAGCACTGTTAGTTGCTGCAAGAAAATTAGGTCTGAATCAAAGTGATAGTGAACCATACCGCATCATTAAAGAAATACCCTTTGACTCAACAAGAAAGCGCATGAGTATGATTGTGGAGGATGAAAACAAGCGTCAATTTCTTATCACAAAGGGTGCGCCGGACGTCTTACTACCAAGGTCAGCCTTCATTATGTCGACCAATGAAAAGCGCTTAATGAAAACTGCGGATAAAGAGAAAATTAATAATGAAATTAATAAAATGGGTGATAAAGCATTGCGGACAATTGCGATTGCGATTAAACCTATTACGGGTAAACAAAATGATGGCTTGCTGGAAGATGATTTAACTTTCGTTGGTTTATACGGTATGATCGATCCTCCAAGAAAAGAAGTACGAGCAGCAATTGAAGATTGTAAGGAAGCTGGAATTAAAACGGTGATGATTACAGGTGATCATGAGAAAACGGCACGGGCAATTGCTACTGACTTGAACATTTTGCCTGAAGATGGTCTTGTAATGGATGGATATCAATTAAACCAAATGTCATCCAATGAATTAAAAGAAATCATTGATCGTGTGTATGTTTTTGCTCGGGTCACACCAGAGCATAAGTTAAAAATTGTCGATGCTTTTCAGCAAAATGGCCATATTGTAGCAATGACAGGTGATGGGGTAAACGATGCGCCTGCAATAAAAGCAAGTAATATTGGAATCAGTATGGGACGCAGTGGAACGGATGTAGCAAAGGAAGCATCCTCGCTTATTCTAATGGATGATAATTTTGCAACTATCAAGGCTGCAATCAATGAAGGTAGAAATATTTATGAAAATATCCGAAAGTTTATCCGTTATCTATTAGCATCCAATGTTGGTGAGATATTGGTGATGTTGTTTGCCGTGTTATTAGGCCTTCCGTTACCATTAGTCCCAGTGCAAATATTGTGGGTTAACCTTGTTACAGATGGTCTTCCGGCGATGGCTCTAGGTCTGGACCAACCAGAAGCTGATGTAATGAACCGTAAGCCAAGGCCGCCAAAAGAAGGCATTTTTGCTAGGGGATTAGGGTTTAAAATAGTTAGTCGGGGTCTGTTAATTGGCTTGGTTACCTTAATCGGGTTTATGATGACCTACCAAGGAAATCCGGAAAACCTGGTATATGCTCAGACAATAGCATTTACAACTCTTGTTATGGCACAATTAATTCACGTGTTTGATTGCCGCAGTGAACGTTCTGTATTTTCAAGGAATCCGTTCGGAAACAAGTATTTGGTGCTTGCCGTGTTATCGTCAATCGCGATGTTGTTATGTGTTATTTATTTTGCACCATTACAGCCAATTTTCCATACCGTATTCCTTGGAATTCGGGATTGGATCTTCATATTAGCATTAAGCGCAATACCAACCGTATTCTTTGGATTCACTAAAAGATAA
- a CDS encoding organic hydroperoxide resistance protein codes for MGNVIFTSKATAKNGRDGHVKSDDGLIDLNLVNPATNKEDKGSNPEQLFAATYASCFDGALNLVASNQKKDIDSETTAEISFCKDEKDGGFKIAATLNVSIKGVNQEEADKLVNDAHEVCPYSKATRGNVDVTLNARAE; via the coding sequence ATGGGAAACGTAATATTTACATCAAAAGCGACAGCAAAAAATGGTCGTGATGGTCATGTTAAATCCGATGATGGCTTGATTGATTTAAACTTAGTAAACCCAGCAACAAATAAGGAAGATAAAGGGTCAAACCCAGAGCAATTATTCGCTGCGACCTACGCCTCATGTTTTGACGGGGCATTAAATCTTGTGGCATCCAATCAAAAGAAGGATATCGATTCTGAAACTACAGCGGAAATTAGTTTCTGCAAGGATGAGAAAGATGGCGGCTTTAAGATTGCGGCGACATTAAATGTTTCGATTAAGGGTGTCAACCAAGAAGAAGCGGATAAATTAGTAAATGATGCTCATGAGGTTTGTCCATATTCCAAAGCAACCCGAGGAAATGTTGACGTAACCCTAAATGCAAGAGCTGAATAA
- a CDS encoding Rqc2 family fibronectin-binding protein, translating into MPFDGIVTRALTNEWNEQIISGKINKIYQPTNTEIVFTIRSNGQNHTLLFSIHPMYARIHITKDTYTNPKEAPMFCMILRKYLSGAVIESINQYGLERIITFSFKTRNEIGDVTHKSLVIELMGKHSNLMLIDEEKGHIIDSLKHVSLAQNRHRTILPGHPYILPPHQDKLNILEANADEFIQKIDFNQGKMENQIVQSLSGISPLVAREMVGRAKLGSQQTYKNVYTVLQETVQGFNFIPAVYKNYKEDFHVIPLETVSGEKETFDTTNEMLDVFYSGKAERDRVKQQAKDLYRFIKNEKDKNERKMKKHQQTIKKAGNADKFQHQGELLTANMHRIKKGDASITVTDYYDPEQRKRTIELNPNKTPSENTQGLFKTYRKLQTSKQVVENEITKTKNEISYLDQLLQQIDVAREEDIEEIREELRDEGYLKKQRTKHKKKNKQGLPKPDSYQSSDGTPILVGKNNKQNEYVTNKIAHRDHVWLHTKDIPGSHVVIQDQNPSEDTLLEAANLAAYFSKSQQSSSVPVDYTTIRHVKKPNGAKPGFVTYDNQKTLFITPDKNLVEKLKEK; encoded by the coding sequence ATGCCATTTGATGGAATTGTAACCAGAGCATTGACTAATGAATGGAATGAACAAATTATTTCAGGAAAAATAAACAAAATTTATCAACCAACAAACACAGAAATTGTTTTTACGATACGAAGCAATGGCCAAAATCATACATTGCTGTTTTCTATTCATCCTATGTATGCTCGAATTCACATAACTAAAGATACTTATACAAACCCTAAAGAGGCACCTATGTTTTGTATGATTCTCCGCAAATATTTGTCAGGTGCAGTTATTGAATCCATTAACCAATATGGACTGGAGCGGATCATAACATTCTCGTTTAAAACGCGAAATGAAATCGGCGATGTGACCCATAAGTCATTAGTAATTGAACTAATGGGTAAGCATAGTAATCTTATGCTAATTGATGAAGAGAAAGGACATATTATTGACAGTCTCAAACATGTTTCCCTAGCACAAAACCGCCATCGGACGATCTTGCCCGGTCATCCATATATTCTGCCGCCACACCAGGATAAACTTAATATTCTGGAAGCTAATGCTGATGAATTTATTCAAAAAATTGATTTTAATCAGGGGAAAATGGAAAACCAGATTGTTCAATCACTAAGTGGCATCTCACCGTTAGTTGCACGAGAAATGGTAGGACGGGCAAAGCTAGGATCGCAACAGACGTATAAAAACGTTTATACGGTGCTTCAGGAAACTGTCCAGGGTTTTAATTTTATACCAGCAGTTTACAAAAACTACAAGGAAGACTTCCATGTTATACCGCTTGAAACTGTTTCCGGTGAGAAAGAAACGTTCGATACGACCAATGAAATGTTAGATGTTTTTTACTCTGGAAAAGCAGAACGTGACCGGGTCAAGCAGCAAGCAAAGGATTTGTACCGCTTTATAAAAAATGAAAAAGACAAAAACGAACGAAAAATGAAAAAGCACCAGCAAACCATTAAAAAAGCTGGAAATGCGGATAAATTCCAACACCAAGGTGAATTATTAACTGCTAATATGCATCGTATAAAAAAAGGTGATGCGTCGATTACAGTTACCGATTATTATGATCCTGAGCAACGTAAGCGTACAATTGAACTAAATCCAAATAAAACACCCAGCGAGAACACCCAGGGCTTATTTAAGACTTACCGGAAATTGCAAACATCGAAACAAGTTGTGGAAAATGAAATAACCAAAACAAAAAACGAAATAAGTTATTTAGACCAACTGCTGCAACAAATTGATGTTGCACGGGAAGAGGATATAGAAGAAATTCGTGAAGAATTGCGTGATGAAGGCTATCTAAAAAAACAACGTACCAAACATAAGAAAAAAAACAAGCAAGGATTACCTAAACCAGATTCTTATCAATCATCTGATGGAACACCCATCCTAGTAGGGAAAAATAATAAACAAAACGAGTATGTTACAAATAAAATTGCCCATCGTGATCATGTTTGGCTGCACACAAAGGATATCCCGGGATCTCATGTCGTCATTCAGGATCAAAATCCAAGTGAAGATACGTTGTTAGAGGCCGCCAACTTGGCGGCATATTTCAGCAAATCACAACAATCGTCTTCCGTTCCAGTCGACTATACAACCATCCGGCACGTAAAAAAACCGAATGGTGCAAAGCCCGGATTTGTCACCTACGACAACCAAAAAACACTATTTATTACACCAGATAAAAACCTTGTTGAAAAGTTAAAAGAAAAGTAG